The following nucleotide sequence is from Candidatus Hadarchaeales archaeon.
CTTTTGCGAGTTGTGCTATACACCAATCGTCGTAAGCATACTCTAAGGTCAGGGAAACAGATTCGCGGTATCCCCTATCGGTCGGACAGTAACCGAGAGTCATGTAGTCTTCAATTCCCGTTCTTGCCTCATAGAACGGAGGTGGACTCTGAGTAGCGTTCTTCACCATGGCCTCATATGCCTTCTGAACGTCGAAGTCCGTTATTCCCTTTAGATACGCCTCAGTCACCAAAGAATCTCCGTGAGTTCCGATCATTATACTCGAATAACCAGGGTTGGGCCACTTTGGCATCCACCCTCCCTGTTCGTACATGGCAACCAGAGAACGCATCATATCCCTAACTCTTTCCGGAACTAGGAAAATTTGGAGAGCGTGCAGGGCCCTGAAGGTGTCCCACATTGAAAAATCATTGTAGAACTCCCAGCCGTCGCATGTATGCACACGTGCGTCAAAAACGCTGAAATATTTTCCGTATTCGGATGAGACCCTGGGAAGGAGAAGTGCATGATAGAGCGCCGTGTAGAATTTTATTTTATCGGCGTCTGTTCCACCCTCAACTCGGATCATGCTGAGAAGCTGGTTCCACTTCTGTCTAGCCTGCTGTCTAACACCATCGAAGTCCCAACCAGGAATTTCAGCTTGCATGTTGTAACGAGCCTGCTCAACGCTTATGAATGAGATGCTCGCTTTCACGTAAACAACTTCTCCTGCGCTTACGGGGAAAGATACCCAAGCACCAGAATTGTATGCGCGCACCTCAGTGTTGCCAGGATTTTTTGTGGAGCCCTGATATGTTCCCCACGAAGTAAACTGCTTGCTGAAGGTAACAACGTAGTATCCTTTGAATTCACCAGTTGGGGCTCTGTATAAACCGACGTCAGAATATCCGACAATCTCATTGTTTTCAGGTATTATCTTAGACCAACCTGTTCCTAAATGCGTGTCTATCAAAATGTGAGCATTGCCCGAGTTTTCGAATGTAAGCCTAAGAAGACCGACGCGCATAGTCGAGGTGACTTCTACTCGAATCCCATAGTCATCGAATGTGACCGCATAATAGCCGGGGGTTGCGATCTCCGTTTCGTGCCTTATCCTCGAGGATCTCTCCGGACCTGTTTTGACCTCGCTCCCGAACATCGGCATGATCGTTATGCATGCATAATCAGACATGCAGGAGCCGCTCGGGAAGTGCGATCCCCTTATTCCTGCTATTTCCATCGTGTCTGCTGGCTTCCACCTTCCTCCCTCCTCGATGAATATGTATTCATATGGATAGGAAATGTCTGAGGCCTGCTCCTTTCTCACCGGATCCCATGTTGTCATTGCGAAAGGAACAGCGGCGCCTGGACTTGTGTGACCATGACGAGTTCCGATGAAAGGATCTACATAATCAACCGGATCCGTGCCACGCGGAGAAGTGAGCCAAGGAACAGATGCAGATGCAGAGCTTATAAAAATAAGAAGAAAAATCGTCATAACGACTAGACTTCTCCCGAATTCTCTATTCATCTAGAATTCCCCTCCCAGTATCCTTCTCATTCTCATTTTTCGGAAAGGTATATAAAGATTTTTGACTCTTGCTGAAAAAAGAAAAAAGAAAGAAAAAGGAAAAGGGCTAGGATTAGGCCGAAACTCTCACGTAGAATGTGTTCGTGTAGTCTCCTGGAACTGCGTCGGCAGGTATGTCGAGTCTCCACTGAATCTGCTTCTGAACATCTTCACCGTAGGAGACATTGCTCCAGACTGCT
It contains:
- a CDS encoding GH92 family glycosyl hydrolase, with protein sequence MNREFGRSLVVMTIFLLIFISSASASVPWLTSPRGTDPVDYVDPFIGTRHGHTSPGAAVPFAMTTWDPVRKEQASDISYPYEYIFIEEGGRWKPADTMEIAGIRGSHFPSGSCMSDYACITIMPMFGSEVKTGPERSSRIRHETEIATPGYYAVTFDDYGIRVEVTSTMRVGLLRLTFENSGNAHILIDTHLGTGWSKIIPENNEIVGYSDVGLYRAPTGEFKGYYVVTFSKQFTSWGTYQGSTKNPGNTEVRAYNSGAWVSFPVSAGEVVYVKASISFISVEQARYNMQAEIPGWDFDGVRQQARQKWNQLLSMIRVEGGTDADKIKFYTALYHALLLPRVSSEYGKYFSVFDARVHTCDGWEFYNDFSMWDTFRALHALQIFLVPERVRDMMRSLVAMYEQGGWMPKWPNPGYSSIMIGTHGDSLVTEAYLKGITDFDVQKAYEAMVKNATQSPPPFYEARTGIEDYMTLGYCPTDRGYRESVSLTLEYAYDDWCIAQLAKALGKDNDYRYFMQRATNWRNVYNPEAPGEPGNPYKGYVQGRKSDGTWEEPFDPRGYYSYITQPNEGNPWQYTWFVPHDVQGLIDVMGKENFIGKLERLFEKSEEPSLLADNRFTEQGRVRYYWHGNEPSHHIAYLFVYAGAPWRTQYWVRNVLETRYRLGPHGLPGNDDCGQMSAWFIFSSMGFYPVCPPSLTYVIGSPIFDKITINLPSFYGQNKKFEIIVYNNSPTNIYVQSAKLNGQPLERAWLWHSEIINGGTLELWMGPNPNTSWGVSEPPPSMSSSTVSDILLSNFSLSANSISRGDILKVKVTVTNQSSRVVEKTLQLKLDGIVVDSRTVSLQPGESLPVVFNIYSHALSLGTHTIDLENFQASFVVGTPGLGSTFIIAIISVAAFIVLAFGFYVLRMKKGRRR